From the Anaerolineales bacterium genome, one window contains:
- a CDS encoding cysteine desulfurase translates to MTISPQAGALDVDKIRADFPILQMEASPGVKLAYLDSGASSQKPLAVIEAMNTYYRSQNANIHRAVYTLGEVATEAYEAARAKVAKFINASKPREIIFTRNATESVNLVAQTWGRANLKEGDLVVLTEMEHHANLVPWQMLAAEKGIRLEFIPVTEEGILDLAALPALLEQKPKLVSFTAMSNVLGTITPAAEIVRLAHKAGALAMIDGAQSVPHLPTDVQALDVDFLAFSSHKMLGPTGLGVLYGKLDLLNAMPPFMGGGDMIKRVELRSFTTNEVPQKFEAGTPAIAEVVGLGAAVDYLMAVGMDVVAAYDHELTAYALERLEEVQGLKVFGPGIEHKSSNASFTFEGAHPHDVAEILNRHGVATRAGHHCAMPLHNKFGIPSTTRASFYLYNTKEEIDQLIEALYKVKEIFG, encoded by the coding sequence ATGACGATCTCGCCCCAGGCCGGCGCACTCGACGTAGATAAGATACGGGCAGACTTCCCCATCCTGCAGATGGAAGCCAGCCCTGGTGTAAAGCTGGCCTATCTGGATTCGGGGGCCAGCAGCCAGAAGCCCCTGGCGGTGATCGAGGCGATGAACACCTACTATCGCAGCCAGAACGCCAACATTCACCGTGCGGTGTACACCCTGGGGGAGGTGGCCACAGAAGCGTATGAGGCCGCCCGCGCCAAGGTGGCGAAATTCATCAACGCCTCCAAGCCGCGTGAGATCATCTTCACGCGCAATGCCACCGAGTCGGTGAACCTGGTGGCGCAGACCTGGGGCCGCGCCAACCTGAAGGAAGGCGACCTGGTGGTGCTGACCGAGATGGAGCACCACGCCAACCTGGTGCCGTGGCAGATGCTGGCGGCCGAAAAAGGCATTCGCCTGGAATTCATCCCGGTGACCGAAGAAGGTATTCTGGACCTGGCGGCCCTGCCGGCGCTGCTGGAGCAAAAGCCCAAGCTGGTCAGCTTCACGGCCATGTCGAATGTGCTAGGCACCATCACGCCAGCGGCCGAGATCGTGCGCTTGGCGCACAAAGCCGGCGCGCTGGCGATGATCGACGGCGCGCAGTCTGTGCCGCACCTGCCCACGGACGTGCAGGCGCTGGACGTCGATTTCCTGGCTTTCTCGAGCCATAAGATGCTGGGGCCGACGGGGTTGGGCGTGTTGTACGGCAAACTCGACCTGCTGAATGCCATGCCGCCGTTCATGGGCGGCGGCGACATGATCAAACGTGTCGAGCTGCGCAGCTTCACCACCAATGAAGTCCCGCAGAAATTTGAGGCCGGCACCCCGGCGATCGCCGAGGTGGTGGGCCTGGGTGCGGCGGTGGACTATTTGATGGCGGTGGGCATGGACGTCGTGGCGGCTTATGACCACGAGTTGACCGCCTACGCCCTGGAACGGCTGGAAGAGGTGCAAGGACTGAAAGTCTTCGGCCCGGGCATCGAGCACAAGAGCTCCAACGCCTCGTTCACCTTTGAGGGCGCGCACCCGCACGACGTGGCGGAGATCCTCAACCGCCACGGCGTGGCGACGCGCGCTGGCCACCACTGCGCCATGCCGCTGCACAACAAATTTGGCATCCCCTCGACCACAAGAGCCAGTTTTTATTTGTACAATACCAAGGAAGAGATTGACCAACTGATCGAGGCGTTGTACAAAGTGAAGGAAATTTTTGGATAA
- a CDS encoding SUF system NifU family Fe-S cluster assembly protein yields MDDLYREVIIDRYQNPRFRGELDPHDYSYQDDNPVCGDHVRIDLRVDENDTITEAKFSGEGCSISQASADLLVEKVTGMKLDDVRQLGKADVLELLGIDLGPVRLKCALLSLKVLKGGVYGLDDVMTLDELAAS; encoded by the coding sequence ATGGACGACCTGTACCGCGAAGTAATTATTGACCGCTACCAGAACCCGCGCTTCCGCGGCGAGCTGGACCCGCACGACTATTCCTATCAGGACGACAACCCGGTGTGTGGCGACCATGTGCGCATCGACCTGCGCGTGGACGAGAACGACACGATCACCGAGGCCAAGTTCAGCGGCGAGGGCTGCTCCATCTCGCAGGCTTCGGCCGACTTGCTGGTGGAGAAGGTCACCGGTATGAAGCTGGATGATGTGCGCCAGCTGGGCAAGGCGGACGTGTTGGAGTTGCTGGGCATCGACCTGGGCCCAGTGCGCCTGAAGTGCGCGCTGCTTTCACTGAAAGTGTTGAAGGGCGGCGTGTACGGTCTGGACGATGTGATGACCTTGGACGAACTGGCCGCTTCTTAG
- a CDS encoding non-heme iron oxygenase ferredoxin subunit has translation MPEFTYTHLGPKEVDFVAVGAADELANGQRLFVEIDDYSILVFNIAGEFFAIGDICSHDNGPLGDGELEGNEVICPRHGARFDVRNGEVKALPAVVDIPAYPVRVVDGQIEVGVPV, from the coding sequence ATGCCTGAGTTCACCTATACTCATTTAGGGCCCAAAGAAGTGGATTTCGTGGCTGTAGGGGCAGCCGATGAGTTGGCCAACGGTCAACGGCTTTTCGTCGAGATCGACGATTATTCCATTTTAGTTTTCAATATTGCTGGGGAATTCTTCGCCATCGGCGACATCTGCTCGCACGACAACGGCCCCCTGGGCGACGGCGAGCTGGAGGGCAATGAGGTCATCTGCCCGCGGCACGGGGCGCGCTTCGATGTGCGCAACGGCGAGGTCAAGGCTTTGCCGGCCGTGGTGGACATCCCCGCCTACCCGGTGCGCGTGGTGGATGGGCAGATCGAGGTGGGGGTGCCGGTTTAG
- a CDS encoding HAD-IB family hydrolase, whose product MARKAAFFDVDGTLTTERVWKGILEYFKQHTQRRFLQRWFWYYHAPHYLLHKAGLISQSRFRTAWAAHLAWFIRGYTLEEAQPVWDWVTNQYLTPFWRADALQLVKDHKAAGDLVVLVSAGLTPLQAAIARHVGADMAVGTQPVLRNGRYTGGLAGPVCIDEQKAVLAKAAMQAAGHDIDYAASTAYADSRTDLQLLELVGRPVAFYPDEHLKPIAQQRGWALVD is encoded by the coding sequence ATGGCACGCAAAGCAGCTTTCTTTGATGTAGATGGCACCCTGACCACCGAACGTGTGTGGAAGGGCATTTTGGAATACTTCAAGCAACATACCCAGCGCCGCTTTCTGCAGCGTTGGTTCTGGTACTATCACGCCCCGCACTACCTGCTGCACAAAGCCGGCCTGATCAGCCAAAGCCGCTTCCGCACAGCCTGGGCCGCCCACCTGGCTTGGTTCATCCGCGGGTACACACTGGAAGAAGCCCAGCCTGTCTGGGATTGGGTGACCAACCAATATTTAACGCCATTCTGGCGCGCCGACGCGCTGCAGCTGGTCAAGGACCATAAGGCCGCTGGGGACCTGGTCGTGCTGGTCTCGGCCGGGCTGACCCCGCTGCAAGCGGCCATCGCCCGCCATGTGGGCGCCGACATGGCCGTGGGCACACAGCCTGTCCTGCGCAACGGGCGCTACACTGGAGGCCTGGCCGGCCCGGTATGCATTGACGAGCAGAAAGCCGTGCTGGCCAAAGCCGCCATGCAAGCCGCCGGCCACGACATCGACTACGCCGCCAGCACGGCCTACGCCGACAGCCGCACTGACCTTCAGCTGCTGGAGCTGGTCGGCCGCCCGGTCGCTTTCTACCCGGACGAACACCTCAAACCCATCGCCCAGCAACGCGGCTGGGCGCTGGTGGATTAG
- the miaA gene encoding tRNA (adenosine(37)-N6)-dimethylallyltransferase MiaA: protein MPSKDKRIALVALVGPTAVGKTEIALQLAGRLDAEIISADSRLLYRGMDIGTAKPSPAELRRVPHHLINVADPDEIWSLARFQTAAAEAIAAVTSRGKLPLLVGGTGQYLRAIVEGWTPPALPPQPALRAALEAWAAELGPAGLHARLARLDPAAAAHIDARNQRRTLRALEVTLASGRRFSAQRGQGSPPYRLLQIGLTRPRPELYARIDQRIEDMLAAGWLAEVQALLDKGYSPSLPSLSAIGYAQLAQHLQGELSLEEAIADIKRRTRLFVRRQAAWFRPTDPQIHWFNAGEDAVDAIEAVIRRDQIIFAR from the coding sequence ATGCCGTCCAAGGATAAGCGCATCGCCCTCGTCGCCTTGGTGGGACCCACCGCCGTGGGCAAAACCGAGATCGCACTGCAGCTCGCCGGGCGGCTGGATGCCGAAATCATTTCCGCCGATTCGCGGCTGCTCTACCGCGGCATGGATATTGGCACCGCCAAACCCAGCCCCGCCGAGCTGCGGCGGGTGCCGCACCATCTCATCAACGTGGCCGACCCTGATGAAATCTGGAGCCTGGCCCGCTTCCAGACCGCCGCGGCCGAAGCCATCGCCGCCGTGACCAGCCGCGGCAAGCTGCCGCTGCTGGTCGGCGGCACAGGCCAATACTTGCGCGCCATCGTCGAAGGCTGGACCCCGCCGGCCCTGCCGCCCCAGCCCGCCCTGCGCGCCGCGCTGGAGGCCTGGGCGGCAGAGCTGGGGCCGGCCGGCCTGCACGCCCGCCTGGCCCGCCTGGATCCCGCAGCCGCCGCCCATATAGACGCCCGCAACCAGCGCCGCACCCTGCGCGCCCTGGAGGTGACCCTGGCCAGCGGGCGGCGCTTCTCCGCCCAACGCGGACAGGGCAGTCCGCCCTACCGCCTGCTGCAGATCGGCTTGACGCGCCCCCGGCCGGAGTTGTATGCCCGCATTGACCAGCGCATAGAGGACATGCTGGCCGCCGGCTGGCTGGCTGAAGTGCAAGCCCTGCTGGACAAGGGGTACAGCCCCAGCCTGCCCAGCCTATCGGCGATTGGCTATGCGCAGCTGGCTCAGCATCTCCAGGGGGAACTCAGCTTGGAGGAGGCCATCGCCGACATCAAACGCCGCACGCGCCTCTTCGTGCGCCGCCAGGCGGCCTGGTTTCGCCCCACGGACCCGCAGATCCACTGGTTTAACGCAGGCGAAGATGCCGTAGATGCGATTGAAGCAGTCATTCGCCGGGATCAAATTATATTTGCTCGATAG
- a CDS encoding YraN family protein has product MSRQKQALGRWGEQQAADYLAQRGYQILGRNLHGAYGEIDLLARHQGTLVFIEVKTRTSARFGLPEEAITPAKQQHLIHSAEEYLQAHPELAGDWRIDVVSILRQPGGAPQIQHFENAVQG; this is encoded by the coding sequence GCGAACAACAAGCCGCAGACTATCTGGCCCAGCGCGGCTATCAGATCCTGGGCCGCAACCTGCACGGCGCCTACGGCGAAATTGACCTGCTGGCCCGCCACCAGGGTACGCTGGTTTTCATTGAAGTCAAGACGCGCACCTCGGCCCGCTTCGGCCTGCCGGAAGAAGCCATCACTCCCGCCAAACAGCAGCATCTCATCCACAGCGCCGAAGAGTATTTGCAAGCCCACCCTGAGCTGGCCGGCGACTGGCGCATTGATGTCGTCTCCATCCTGCGCCAGCCCGGTGGCGCGCCACAAATCCAGCACTTTGAAAATGCCGTCCAAGGATAA